Proteins from one Actinopolymorpha sp. NPDC004070 genomic window:
- a CDS encoding lysophospholipid acyltransferase family protein translates to MRIDEEDSVPLPRTGRAYDIAVGTIRPAMVAFTRRDWRGGEHIPREGGFVAVTNHLSYFDPIALGHFLHDQGRAVRFLAKASLFDVPVVGRFLRSAGQIPVHREKRTAGDALKEACQAVDRGECVVVYPEGTITRDPDLWPMIGKTGAVRIALRTGCEIVPIAQWGAQDVLLPYAKIPRLLPRKTMRMQAGPAFDLSAYRDVPFTPSLLKKATNELMDVLTRMVAGLRHESPPAARFDPGKTDLPSIGNPYKRRTSRT, encoded by the coding sequence GTGAGGATCGACGAGGAGGACAGCGTGCCCCTGCCCCGCACCGGTCGGGCCTACGACATCGCGGTCGGCACCATTCGACCGGCCATGGTGGCTTTCACCAGGCGTGACTGGCGGGGTGGCGAACACATCCCACGCGAGGGCGGTTTCGTCGCGGTCACCAACCATCTGTCCTACTTCGACCCGATCGCGCTCGGGCACTTCCTGCACGACCAGGGACGCGCGGTTCGCTTTCTCGCCAAGGCGAGCCTGTTCGACGTCCCGGTGGTGGGCCGGTTCCTGCGGTCTGCCGGGCAGATCCCCGTGCACCGGGAGAAGCGCACCGCGGGCGACGCACTCAAGGAAGCCTGCCAGGCGGTCGATCGCGGCGAGTGCGTCGTCGTCTACCCCGAGGGAACGATCACCCGGGACCCCGACCTGTGGCCGATGATCGGCAAGACGGGTGCGGTGCGAATCGCCTTGCGTACTGGATGTGAGATCGTTCCCATCGCCCAGTGGGGTGCGCAGGACGTGTTGCTCCCGTACGCCAAGATCCCCCGGTTGCTGCCCCGCAAGACGATGCGGATGCAGGCAGGCCCGGCGTTCGACCTGTCCGCCTACCGCGACGTCCCGTTCACGCCCTCGCTGTTGAAGAAGGCCACCAACGAGCTGATGGATGTTCTCACCCGGATGGTGGCGGGCCTGCGGCACGAGTCCCCGCCGGCCGCGCGGTTCGATCCGGGCAAGACGGACCTGCCCAGCATCGGCAACCCCTACAAGCGGCGGACCTCGAGGACGTGA
- a CDS encoding NAD(P)H-dependent glycerol-3-phosphate dehydrogenase encodes MTRAAVLGAGSWGTAFALVLADAGATVGLWARRRTLVETMTARRENPDYLPGVRLPAAVTATADVEAVLAGAHHVFLAVPAQELRSHLTRWAPLVPAGAVLVSLAKGVELHSGKRMSEVIAEAAGVPPERVAVVTGPNLAREVAERQPAASVVASVDADVATRLQQVCHSPAFRPYTNTDVVGCELAGAAKNVIALAVGVAAGRGFGDNTRASLITRGLAEVTRLGVALGANPHTFAGLAGLGDLVATCSSPLSRNRQLGEALGEGRTVAEARAGSRQVAEGVRTCAALLELAGRHRVEMPVAEHVTRVVRGELSPSHLIASLVSRGAKPERHGW; translated from the coding sequence ATGACCCGGGCGGCGGTTCTCGGCGCAGGTTCCTGGGGCACGGCCTTCGCGCTGGTGCTCGCCGACGCGGGGGCGACCGTCGGCCTGTGGGCCCGGCGGCGGACACTCGTCGAGACGATGACGGCCCGGCGGGAGAACCCGGACTACCTGCCGGGGGTGCGGTTGCCGGCGGCGGTGACCGCGACCGCGGACGTCGAAGCGGTGTTGGCCGGAGCGCACCACGTGTTCCTCGCCGTACCCGCGCAGGAGCTGCGTTCCCACCTCACCCGGTGGGCGCCGCTCGTTCCCGCCGGCGCGGTGCTGGTCAGCCTGGCCAAGGGCGTCGAACTCCACTCCGGCAAGCGGATGAGCGAGGTGATCGCCGAGGCTGCCGGGGTTCCGCCCGAGCGGGTCGCCGTCGTCACCGGTCCCAACCTCGCCCGCGAGGTGGCCGAACGGCAGCCGGCGGCGAGCGTCGTCGCGTCCGTGGACGCCGACGTCGCGACGCGACTGCAGCAGGTGTGTCACTCACCGGCGTTCCGGCCGTACACCAACACCGACGTCGTGGGGTGCGAGCTCGCGGGCGCGGCGAAGAACGTCATCGCGCTCGCGGTCGGAGTCGCCGCGGGGCGGGGGTTCGGCGACAACACCCGGGCCTCGCTCATCACCCGCGGACTGGCCGAGGTGACCCGGCTCGGGGTGGCCCTGGGTGCGAACCCGCACACTTTCGCGGGACTGGCCGGACTGGGCGACCTGGTGGCCACCTGCAGCTCCCCGCTGTCGCGCAACCGTCAGCTCGGCGAAGCCCTGGGGGAGGGGCGTACGGTCGCCGAGGCCCGCGCGGGCAGCCGTCAGGTCGCCGAGGGCGTACGCACCTGCGCGGCGCTGCTGGAGCTCGCCGGCCGGCACCGGGTGGAGATGCCGGTCGCCGAGCACGTGACCCGCGTCGTCCGCGGTGAGCTGTCACCCTCGCACCTGATCGCCAGCCTGGTCAGTCGCGGCGCGAAGCCCGAGCGCCACGGCTGGTGA
- a CDS encoding PLP-dependent transferase yields the protein MSDFEEHATPEQPPAPSQSTPMAQSPEESQSRSPDRPPEAPALGLDTVAVTAGRPPHEPDQPLNPPVVLASTYVAGGELEYGRYANPTWSAFEEVLGALEGGRALAFPSGLAAVATVLDLVPVGGVVVAPRHAYLGTVGQLADLVESGRLSAAPLVDVADTEGTLALLPGADLVILESPTNPALEVADLPALCAGAREAGAAVVVDNTFATPMLQRPLEYGADVVLHSATKYLAGHSDLVLGALVTAPTERGNELYDLLDSRRRKLGSTPGAFETWLALRGLRTLPLRVERACANAAVLAHRLAQHPAVERVRYPGLRDDPGHTRATAQMTAYGAIIAVEVRGGAEAAEALTAATRLWVRATSLGGVESTLERRRRWAGESATIPDNLVRLSVGVEDVEDLWADLSAALTAVSPDAG from the coding sequence ATGTCCGACTTCGAGGAGCACGCAACGCCGGAGCAGCCGCCGGCCCCGTCCCAGTCCACGCCGATGGCGCAGTCGCCGGAAGAGTCCCAGTCGCGGTCGCCCGACCGGCCGCCGGAGGCACCCGCACTCGGCCTGGACACGGTGGCGGTCACCGCCGGCCGGCCACCACACGAACCGGACCAGCCGCTGAACCCGCCGGTGGTGCTCGCCTCCACCTACGTCGCCGGCGGAGAACTGGAGTACGGCCGGTACGCCAACCCCACCTGGTCGGCGTTCGAGGAGGTGCTGGGCGCCCTGGAGGGCGGCCGGGCGCTGGCCTTCCCGTCGGGCCTGGCGGCGGTGGCCACGGTGCTCGACCTGGTGCCGGTCGGTGGTGTGGTGGTCGCGCCCCGGCACGCCTACCTCGGCACGGTCGGGCAGCTGGCCGACCTGGTGGAGTCCGGCCGGCTCAGCGCCGCGCCGCTGGTCGACGTCGCCGACACCGAGGGCACGCTGGCGCTGCTGCCCGGCGCCGACCTGGTGATCCTGGAGTCGCCCACCAACCCCGCGCTGGAGGTCGCCGACCTGCCCGCCCTGTGCGCGGGCGCCCGCGAGGCCGGTGCGGCGGTGGTGGTCGACAACACGTTCGCGACGCCGATGCTGCAGCGGCCGCTGGAGTACGGCGCGGACGTCGTGCTGCACTCGGCGACGAAGTACCTCGCCGGCCACAGCGACCTGGTGCTCGGTGCGCTGGTGACCGCCCCGACCGAGCGCGGCAACGAGCTGTACGACCTGCTGGACTCCCGGCGCCGCAAGCTCGGCTCCACACCCGGTGCGTTCGAGACCTGGCTGGCCCTGCGGGGACTGCGCACTCTCCCCCTGCGGGTCGAGCGGGCATGCGCCAACGCCGCCGTGCTGGCACACCGGCTGGCCCAGCACCCGGCAGTGGAACGGGTGCGGTACCCCGGGCTGCGCGACGATCCCGGCCACACCCGTGCGACCGCCCAGATGACCGCGTACGGCGCGATCATCGCGGTGGAGGTACGCGGAGGCGCCGAGGCCGCCGAGGCGCTCACAGCGGCGACCAGGCTGTGGGTGCGCGCGACCAGTCTCGGTGGCGTCGAGTCGACGCTGGAACGCCGGCGCCGGTGGGCGGGTGAGAGCGCCACGATTCCCGACAACCTGGTGCGGCTCAGCGTCGGCGTGGAGGACGTCGAGGACCTGTGGGCCGACCTGTCCGCGGCCCTGACGGCCGTCAGTCCCGACGCCGGTTGA
- a CDS encoding D-alanine--D-alanine ligase family protein codes for MAVVFGGRSSEHAVSCATAGSVLRALDRERYDVIPVGITVDGRWVLETDDPERLAIGAGRLPEVDEKGTAVVLANDRGGELVSLDPATVPGTLGEVDVVFPLLHGPFGEDGTLQGLLEMADVRYVGAGVLASAVAMDKHFAKLVFSGQGFPVVPYTLLKPGAWAADQAACEEAVASLGYPVFVKPTRGGSSIGITKVSRPQDLGEAVEKAAAHDPKVLVEAAVEGAREIECGVLESLDGGPPRASAVAEIRYGTEYEFYDFEAKYLDDERHVDLALPAPLDEKSTRQVQDIAVRAFEALGAEGLARVDFFLRGDGTLLLNEINTMPGFTPYSMFPRMWAASGVDYAALCDHLIQLALRRPTGLR; via the coding sequence GTGGCCGTCGTCTTCGGCGGCCGCAGCTCCGAGCATGCCGTGTCGTGCGCGACCGCCGGCAGCGTGTTGCGGGCGCTGGACCGGGAGCGCTACGACGTCATCCCCGTCGGCATCACCGTCGACGGCCGCTGGGTGCTGGAGACGGACGATCCGGAGCGGCTCGCGATCGGGGCGGGCAGGTTGCCCGAGGTCGACGAGAAGGGCACCGCCGTGGTGCTCGCCAACGACCGCGGCGGTGAGCTGGTGTCGCTCGACCCGGCCACGGTGCCCGGCACCCTCGGCGAGGTCGACGTCGTCTTCCCCTTGCTGCACGGGCCGTTCGGTGAGGACGGCACGCTCCAGGGCCTGCTGGAGATGGCCGACGTCCGCTACGTCGGCGCCGGTGTGCTCGCCAGCGCGGTCGCCATGGACAAGCACTTCGCCAAGCTCGTCTTCTCCGGACAGGGCTTCCCGGTGGTGCCGTACACGCTGCTGAAGCCGGGTGCGTGGGCCGCCGACCAGGCCGCGTGCGAGGAGGCGGTCGCCTCCCTCGGCTACCCGGTCTTCGTCAAGCCCACCCGCGGCGGCTCAAGCATCGGCATCACCAAGGTGAGCCGTCCGCAGGACCTCGGCGAGGCGGTGGAGAAGGCCGCGGCGCACGACCCCAAGGTGCTCGTGGAGGCAGCGGTCGAGGGTGCCCGGGAGATCGAGTGCGGCGTGCTCGAGAGCCTCGACGGCGGCCCGCCGCGGGCCAGCGCTGTCGCGGAGATCCGGTACGGCACGGAGTACGAGTTCTACGACTTCGAGGCGAAGTACCTCGACGACGAGCGGCACGTCGACCTGGCGCTGCCGGCGCCCCTGGACGAGAAGTCCACCCGGCAGGTGCAGGACATCGCGGTGCGGGCGTTCGAGGCGCTGGGCGCCGAGGGCCTGGCCCGGGTCGACTTCTTCCTCCGGGGCGACGGCACACTCCTGCTGAACGAGATCAACACCATGCCGGGGTTCACGCCGTACTCCATGTTCCCGCGGATGTGGGCCGCCAGCGGGGTCGACTACGCCGCCCTGTGCGACCATCTGATCCAGCTCGCTCTGCGCAGACCGACCGGCCTGCGCTGA
- a CDS encoding DUF3515 domain-containing protein, with amino-acid sequence MLASFAALTALCLLAAGCGEPTVRVEPPHPTGTAEAACRRLFTALPTKVLGESARVVQPSSGNAAAWGDPPILLRCGVDRPAKLRAASECLVIDGVGWFSERATRGYIFTTVGRDAYVEVSVPTAYQPPSNALVDVAEAVRKAVPARKSCV; translated from the coding sequence TTGCTCGCGTCGTTCGCCGCACTCACCGCGCTCTGCCTGCTCGCGGCCGGCTGCGGCGAACCGACCGTGCGTGTCGAGCCGCCGCACCCGACCGGTACTGCCGAAGCCGCCTGCCGAAGGCTTTTCACCGCCCTGCCCACGAAGGTGCTGGGCGAGTCGGCGCGCGTGGTGCAGCCGTCCTCCGGCAACGCCGCGGCGTGGGGCGATCCGCCGATCCTGCTGCGCTGCGGCGTGGACCGCCCGGCGAAGCTGCGGGCCGCCTCGGAGTGCCTGGTGATCGACGGCGTCGGGTGGTTCTCCGAACGCGCCACCCGGGGCTACATCTTCACCACCGTCGGCCGGGACGCCTACGTCGAGGTGTCGGTGCCGACGGCGTACCAACCGCCGTCGAACGCACTGGTGGACGTCGCGGAGGCCGTCCGGAAGGCGGTCCCCGCCCGTAAGTCCTGCGTGTGA
- a CDS encoding Lrp/AsnC ligand binding domain-containing protein yields the protein MVQAYILIQTEVGRAAEVAEEISHITGVTLAEDVTGPYDVIVRAEAHNVDELGRLVVAQVQGINGITRTLTCPVVHI from the coding sequence ATGGTTCAGGCCTACATCCTCATCCAGACCGAGGTCGGCAGGGCGGCCGAGGTCGCCGAGGAGATCTCGCACATCACCGGCGTCACTCTCGCCGAGGACGTCACCGGTCCGTACGACGTGATCGTCCGGGCCGAGGCCCACAACGTCGACGAGCTCGGCCGGCTCGTCGTCGCCCAGGTGCAGGGGATCAACGGCATCACCCGCACCCTCACCTGCCCGGTGGTCCACATCTGA
- a CDS encoding thiamine-phosphate kinase yields the protein MRGTQAGSRRPAGGAEGAGGTVAELGEFGLIAAMSARLPTGPDVLLGPGDDAAVISAPDNRVVATTDMLVEGRHFRRDWSPAYDVGRKAAAQNLADVAAMGAVPTALLVSFGAPPDLPAQWALDFADGLRDETTAAGASVAGGDVVASGPIVVSITALGTLQGRAALTRSGARPGDVVAVCGRLGWSAAGLTVLGRGFRSPRVVVEAHRRPEPPYDAGPEAAALGASALIDVSDGLLADLGHVARASGVRIDVDTATLEVADPLRAVAAAINADPLAFVLTGGEDHALAATFGPDADLPERWRVVGRVLAAQDEGRQKEAGELFVTVNGEEYDGPTGHDHFR from the coding sequence ATCAGGGGAACTCAGGCGGGCTCTCGACGACCGGCCGGCGGCGCCGAGGGTGCCGGCGGCACCGTGGCGGAGCTGGGGGAGTTCGGGCTCATCGCGGCGATGAGCGCGCGCCTCCCGACCGGCCCGGACGTCCTGCTGGGCCCCGGTGACGACGCGGCCGTGATCTCGGCTCCGGACAACCGCGTGGTCGCCACCACCGACATGCTGGTGGAGGGGCGGCACTTCCGCCGCGACTGGTCGCCGGCGTACGACGTGGGCCGCAAGGCGGCGGCGCAGAACCTCGCCGACGTCGCGGCCATGGGCGCGGTACCCACCGCGCTGCTGGTGAGCTTCGGTGCACCGCCGGACCTGCCGGCGCAGTGGGCGCTGGACTTCGCCGACGGGCTCCGGGACGAGACGACCGCGGCGGGGGCGTCGGTGGCCGGCGGCGACGTGGTGGCGTCGGGACCGATCGTCGTCTCGATCACCGCGCTCGGCACCCTTCAGGGACGCGCGGCGCTGACCCGGTCCGGTGCCCGGCCCGGCGACGTGGTCGCCGTGTGCGGGCGGCTCGGCTGGTCCGCGGCGGGGCTCACCGTCCTGGGCCGCGGCTTCCGGTCGCCGCGGGTGGTCGTGGAGGCGCACCGCCGGCCGGAGCCTCCGTACGACGCGGGCCCGGAGGCGGCCGCGCTGGGGGCGAGCGCACTGATCGACGTGAGCGACGGACTGCTCGCCGACCTCGGGCACGTGGCCCGGGCGAGCGGGGTGCGCATCGACGTGGACACCGCGACCCTGGAGGTCGCCGACCCGCTCCGTGCGGTGGCGGCGGCGATCAACGCCGACCCGCTGGCGTTCGTCCTCACCGGCGGCGAGGACCACGCGCTGGCCGCGACGTTCGGCCCGGACGCCGACCTCCCCGAGCGGTGGCGGGTCGTCGGCCGGGTGCTGGCGGCGCAGGACGAGGGGCGGCAGAAGGAAGCCGGCGAGCTGTTCGTGACCGTGAACGGCGAGGAGTACGACGGCCCGACCGGCCACGACCACTTCCGCTGA
- the rpmB gene encoding 50S ribosomal protein L28, with the protein MAAVCDVCGKGPGFGNNVSHSKRRTRRRFDPNIQRVRATVHGTPKRVNVCTSCLKAGKVTR; encoded by the coding sequence GTGGCTGCCGTCTGCGACGTATGTGGCAAGGGGCCCGGCTTCGGCAACAACGTGTCGCACTCGAAGCGGCGCACCCGTCGACGCTTCGACCCCAACATCCAGCGGGTTCGTGCGACCGTCCACGGCACCCCGAAGCGGGTCAATGTCTGCACTTCCTGCCTCAAGGCGGGCAAGGTCACTCGTTGA
- the recG gene encoding ATP-dependent DNA helicase RecG, translating to MPLSGFAKAEVLKAMRDRLELATLGDLLRHYPRRYVQRGELTNLRGLSKGEEVTVQAEIKSVTSRSMKNRRGNLVEVVVTDGSGELKLTFFNQRWRANQLQQGMRGLFAGKVDSYHGAMQLSHPHFVLFGDRGGDFFDAESIVEEFTGALMPIYPSTAKAATWSIAQIVRSVLDALGEVPDPIPARVRERRGLLGLREAFEAVHRPESFADVEAARKRFRFEEAFVLQTELARRRSAARQLAARPRVAEEGGLRAAFEARLPFALTDGQRAVGADIEADLARDHPMQRLLQGEVGSGKTVCALRAMLTVVDAGGQAALLAPTEVLAQQHYRSITALLGPLAERGFIGGADDGTRVALLTGGQGTAARRKALLEVASGEAGVVVGTHALLEDKVQFADLGLVVVDEQHRFGVEQRAALTGKAGGVPPHVLVMTATPIPRTVAMTVFGDLEVSTLSELPSGRAPIQTNVVPLAEKPDWIDHVWRRVRQEVGAGRQVYVVCPRIGDDEGAGGAGGEDTDTSDRPVDAEADGTREMTAVVALAAELAEGPLAGLRVELLHGRQPSDAKDAVMRRFAAGEIDVLVATTVIEVGVDVPNASTMVVMDADWFGVSQLHQLRGRVGRGGHPGLCLLVTGAAEGSPARARMDAVASTTDGFELSRIDLEHRREGDVLGADQSGRRSSLRMLAVIRDEKVIAQARTDAAEVVATDPGLRGEPALAEAVAALYDDDRADYLEKT from the coding sequence ATGCCGTTGTCGGGGTTCGCGAAGGCCGAAGTGCTGAAGGCGATGCGCGATCGGCTGGAGCTCGCGACCCTCGGTGATCTGCTGCGACATTACCCCCGGCGCTACGTCCAGCGGGGTGAGCTCACCAACCTCCGTGGGCTCAGCAAGGGCGAGGAGGTCACCGTCCAGGCCGAGATCAAGTCGGTGACGTCCCGGTCGATGAAGAACCGCCGGGGCAACCTCGTCGAGGTCGTGGTGACCGACGGTTCGGGCGAGCTGAAACTGACCTTCTTCAACCAGAGGTGGCGGGCCAACCAGCTGCAGCAGGGGATGCGCGGACTCTTCGCCGGCAAGGTCGACTCCTACCACGGCGCCATGCAGCTCAGCCACCCCCACTTCGTACTGTTCGGCGACCGGGGCGGTGACTTCTTCGACGCCGAGTCGATCGTGGAGGAGTTCACCGGTGCGCTGATGCCGATCTACCCCTCCACCGCCAAGGCCGCGACCTGGAGCATCGCCCAGATCGTGCGCAGCGTGCTGGACGCGCTGGGCGAGGTGCCCGACCCGATACCCGCGCGGGTGCGCGAGCGCCGCGGCCTGCTCGGCCTGCGGGAGGCGTTCGAGGCCGTGCACCGGCCGGAGTCCTTCGCCGACGTCGAGGCCGCCCGGAAGCGGTTCCGGTTCGAGGAGGCGTTCGTCCTGCAGACCGAGCTGGCCCGGCGCCGGTCGGCCGCCCGGCAGCTGGCCGCGCGTCCCCGGGTCGCCGAGGAGGGCGGCCTGCGCGCGGCGTTCGAGGCCAGGCTGCCGTTCGCGCTCACCGACGGCCAGCGCGCGGTCGGGGCCGACATCGAGGCCGACCTGGCCCGCGACCACCCGATGCAGCGGCTCCTGCAGGGTGAGGTGGGCAGCGGCAAGACGGTCTGCGCGCTGCGGGCCATGCTCACCGTGGTCGACGCGGGTGGCCAGGCGGCGCTGCTCGCGCCCACCGAGGTGCTCGCCCAGCAGCACTACCGCTCCATCACGGCCCTGCTCGGCCCTCTCGCCGAGCGCGGGTTCATCGGCGGTGCCGACGACGGCACCCGGGTGGCGCTGCTGACCGGTGGGCAGGGCACCGCCGCCCGCCGCAAGGCGCTGCTGGAGGTGGCCTCCGGCGAGGCGGGGGTGGTCGTGGGTACGCATGCGCTGCTGGAGGACAAGGTGCAGTTCGCCGATCTCGGGCTGGTGGTGGTCGACGAGCAGCACCGGTTCGGCGTCGAGCAACGCGCCGCGCTCACCGGGAAGGCCGGCGGTGTTCCGCCGCACGTGCTGGTGATGACCGCGACCCCGATCCCGCGCACGGTCGCCATGACCGTGTTCGGCGACCTGGAGGTCTCCACGCTCAGCGAGCTGCCGAGCGGACGCGCGCCGATCCAGACCAACGTCGTCCCGCTGGCGGAGAAGCCCGACTGGATCGACCACGTGTGGCGCCGGGTGCGCCAGGAGGTCGGGGCCGGGCGGCAGGTGTACGTCGTCTGCCCGCGGATCGGCGACGACGAGGGCGCGGGTGGCGCCGGTGGCGAGGACACCGACACCTCCGACCGTCCGGTCGACGCCGAGGCCGACGGCACGCGGGAGATGACCGCGGTGGTGGCGCTGGCCGCCGAGCTGGCCGAGGGGCCGCTCGCCGGGCTGCGGGTCGAGCTGCTGCACGGCCGGCAGCCCTCGGACGCCAAGGACGCGGTGATGCGCAGATTCGCCGCGGGCGAGATCGACGTCCTCGTCGCCACCACGGTGATCGAGGTCGGTGTCGACGTACCCAACGCGTCCACGATGGTGGTGATGGACGCCGACTGGTTCGGGGTCTCCCAACTGCACCAGCTGAGGGGCCGGGTCGGCCGCGGCGGCCACCCCGGGTTGTGCCTGCTGGTGACCGGAGCGGCCGAAGGGTCACCGGCGCGAGCCCGGATGGACGCGGTGGCCTCGACCACCGACGGGTTCGAGCTCAGCCGGATCGACCTCGAGCACCGCCGGGAGGGGGACGTCCTCGGCGCCGACCAGTCAGGCCGGCGGTCGAGCCTGCGGATGCTCGCCGTGATCCGGGACGAGAAGGTGATCGCCCAGGCCCGCACCGACGCCGCCGAGGTCGTCGCTACCGACCCCGGGCTGCGCGGTGAGCCGGCGCTGGCGGAGGCGGTGGCGGCGCTGTACGACGACGACCGAGCCGACTACCTCGAGAAGACCTGA
- the rsmD gene encoding 16S rRNA (guanine(966)-N(2))-methyltransferase RsmD: MSRIVAGEARGRRLSVPDGKDTRPTSDRVRESLFASLSSELGSLEGLRFLDLYAGSGAVGIEALSRGASAVVLVEVARRAVGVIRDNLRKVGLPGGNLLVGRVERVVGAPPPEPEAFEVVYVDPPYSLSDAAVAAVLRDLAGNGWLAPDAVVVVERSARSAAFPWPPGFSADRMRKYGDTALWYGHAAGGEGTIDGDGAAEG, encoded by the coding sequence ATGAGCCGCATCGTCGCAGGAGAGGCCCGCGGGCGCCGGCTGAGCGTGCCCGACGGGAAGGACACCCGGCCGACCTCGGATCGCGTACGCGAGTCGCTGTTCGCCTCGCTCAGCTCCGAGCTGGGCTCGCTGGAGGGACTGCGGTTCCTGGACCTGTACGCCGGCAGCGGCGCCGTCGGGATCGAGGCGCTCTCCCGCGGTGCGTCCGCCGTTGTGCTGGTCGAGGTGGCCCGGCGAGCGGTCGGGGTGATCCGGGACAACCTCCGCAAGGTGGGCCTGCCCGGGGGCAACCTGCTGGTCGGCCGGGTCGAACGCGTCGTCGGCGCCCCGCCACCGGAGCCGGAGGCGTTCGAGGTGGTCTACGTCGACCCGCCGTACTCCCTGTCCGACGCCGCGGTGGCCGCCGTCCTGCGTGACCTCGCCGGCAACGGCTGGCTTGCTCCCGACGCGGTGGTCGTGGTGGAGCGGTCCGCACGGTCCGCCGCGTTTCCGTGGCCGCCCGGGTTTTCCGCCGACCGCATGCGGAAGTACGGCGACACGGCTCTTTGGTACGGTCACGCCGCGGGCGGGGAGGGCACCATCGACGGGGACGGTGCCGCCGAGGGGTAG
- the coaD gene encoding pantetheine-phosphate adenylyltransferase, which yields MHRAVCPGSFDPVTNGHLDIIVRAARLFDDLVVAVGANPRKAGLFSVDERVELIREVTKDLAEVRVAVFDGLLVDFCREHGIQAIVKGLRAVGDFDYELQMAQMNLRLTGVETVFVPTSPEYSFLSSSLVKEVATYGGDVSGLVPEHVLSRLTARLGETQA from the coding sequence GTGCACCGCGCGGTGTGTCCGGGGTCGTTCGATCCGGTGACCAACGGTCACCTGGACATCATCGTGCGCGCGGCCCGGCTCTTCGACGACCTGGTCGTCGCGGTCGGCGCCAACCCGCGCAAGGCGGGGTTGTTCAGCGTGGACGAGCGGGTCGAGCTGATCCGGGAGGTCACCAAGGACCTCGCCGAGGTGCGTGTCGCCGTGTTCGACGGGCTGCTGGTCGACTTCTGCCGCGAGCACGGCATCCAGGCGATCGTGAAGGGGCTGCGGGCCGTCGGCGACTTCGACTACGAGCTGCAGATGGCGCAGATGAACCTCCGGCTCACCGGCGTCGAGACCGTCTTCGTCCCCACCAGTCCCGAGTACTCTTTCCTCTCGTCGAGTCTGGTCAAGGAGGTCGCGACGTACGGTGGCGACGTCTCGGGTCTGGTGCCCGAGCACGTCCTGAGCCGGCTCACCGCTCGGCTCGGTGAAACCCAGGCCTAG
- a CDS encoding DUF177 domain-containing protein: MFDTRELGRRPGAQRKLQRSVPAPAGLGIDVLGVSEGSDIELALRLESVMEGVLASGTARVLLTGECVRCLEPLEQQLDVDFQELYAFPESEIEEDEASRLEGDLLDLEPVVRDAVVLALPYQPVCSDDCPGLCPQCGARLADDPDHQHEAAIDPRWAALATVVPDDQNDTDEVAGSPRRPEVKE; this comes from the coding sequence GTGTTCGACACTCGCGAGCTCGGCCGCCGCCCGGGGGCACAACGTAAGCTCCAGCGTTCGGTGCCCGCACCGGCTGGACTCGGCATCGACGTCCTCGGCGTCTCCGAAGGCTCCGACATTGAGCTCGCTCTGCGGCTGGAGTCGGTGATGGAGGGGGTGCTCGCGTCCGGCACGGCGCGGGTGCTGCTGACCGGTGAGTGCGTGCGCTGCCTGGAGCCGCTCGAGCAACAGCTCGACGTCGACTTCCAGGAGCTGTACGCCTTCCCGGAGAGCGAGATCGAGGAAGACGAGGCCAGTCGGCTCGAGGGCGACCTGCTCGACCTCGAGCCGGTGGTGCGTGACGCGGTTGTGCTCGCGTTGCCGTACCAACCGGTGTGCAGTGACGACTGTCCGGGGTTGTGTCCGCAGTGCGGCGCGCGCCTGGCAGACGACCCTGACCACCAGCACGAGGCGGCGATCGACCCTCGATGGGCGGCGCTGGCCACGGTCGTGCCGGACGACCAGAACGACACGGACGAGGTCGCGGGTTCGCCCCGACGGCCCGAGGTAAAGGAGTAG
- the rpmF gene encoding 50S ribosomal protein L32, translated as MAVPKRRVSRSNTRSRRAQWKASAPQLVVCANPACRASHLPHRACPQCGQYGPRAGRRQVLDV; from the coding sequence GTGGCCGTTCCCAAGCGGAGGGTTTCGCGGAGCAACACCCGCAGCCGGCGGGCGCAGTGGAAGGCGTCGGCCCCGCAGCTGGTCGTGTGCGCCAACCCCGCGTGCCGGGCCTCGCACCTGCCGCACCGTGCGTGCCCGCAGTGTGGACAGTACGGTCCTCGTGCGGGGCGCCGTCAGGTTCTCGACGTCTGA